The sequence below is a genomic window from Lelliottia sp. JS-SCA-14.
CCACGCTGGTGACCAGATAATCCGCCCGGAAACCGGAGACAAACGCGGTCGCGGCGGGCCCGATAATCCCACCGTTGTGCGCGCGCAGCGTGCCGCCCGGCACCATCACTTCAAAGCGCGGATTTTTATACAGGATATGCGCCACCCGCAGGCTGTTGGTGATGATGCGCAGGTGGTTGTGATTGAGCAGCGCGCGCGCGACGTGTTCCACAGTGGTGCCGATGGTGATAAAAATCGTCGAGCCGTCCGGGATATAGTCGGCAATGGCTTCCGCGATGGCGCGCTTCTCTTCCGTTAACGAGACTTCACGCTGCTCAAACGCCGTATTGACCACGCTGGAGGCGCGGCCTGCGCCTCCGTGATGGCGCGTAATTAAGCCCTGCTCGCTGAGTTTGCGGATATCCCGACGCACGGTCTGCGTGGAGACATCCAGCAGTTGCGCCAGTTCATCAATGTTCATGTAGCCGCGATCGGCGATCAACGTCAGCAGTTGATCGTGTCGCGGATTACCGGTCAGTTCAGTCAGGCTCATGGGCTGTCCTCGAAATACCATCACGCCCCGCATTTTATACAAAAAGTGACAAGAAAGAGCGGGTTTGATCACAGTCAGGGATGCCAGCACGTCCGCCGGGACGCGTACATTTCAGCGCGGCAACGGCGCTGGCAAACTGAACCGCCTCTTCCACCCGCGCTTTCTGCGCCAGACTCACCGCCAGAGCGCCATGAAAAACGTCGCCCGCGCCCGTGGTATCCACCACTTCCACGCTAAAACCGGGCTGATGACAAAGCTCTCCGGCATCAAGCCAGTAACAGCCCTCTTTGCCCTGAGTGACGTAAACATGTCCATTTGTGAGCGTTTGTGCTTTTTTCAGTGCGTCGAAGGGTGAAGAGAGGCTGGTCAGGCGCTGCAGGCCCGGTGCGGAGAAAGCCGCGTGATCGCTCAAGGCCACCAGCTCGCTGATATCCTGCGGCGTGATATCCGCATCCAGCACCGTCGTCACGCCCTGCTCACGTGCGCAGGTGAAAGCCTGCTTTGCCCCGTCGTGCCAGCGCACATCCGTCAGCACCACGTCCCATTGAGAGAAGTCGATTTCGCGCAGCCAGTCCGCCTCCGCCGGGAGATCCGGGCTGGGATAGTTGGCAATAATGCGCTCGCCACTGGCATCCACCAAAACCGCAGATTGCGAAGAGCGCGCCCCTTTCACGACGCGGGTGTAGCGGGTGTTTACCCCCAGGGACTCCAGCTCCGCGAGGAGTCGGTTGCCAGTATCGTCGTCACCCACGCGGCCAATGAAGTCCACCTGTGCGCCCAGTTTTGCCGCGGCCACTGCCGCCGTCGCCGCCGGGCCACCGCCCACTTCCGTATAGTTATTCGCGACATACTTTCCGCCTTCCTTCGGTAAATCACTGAGATACCAGATGCGATCCAGCACGGTGATGCCAACACACACGATTCGAGTCATGGTTTTTCCTTATGCGTTTTTGATGCCTCTCATTTTAATTTCACAAAATGTTTAAAAAGTGACCCATGTCTATTTTTTGACTATAAATTACAAATACGATCAAAAACAGACACCACAAACGCTCACTAATTGACAATTTGTGACAAGCAGGAGAGAGGAATGTCAGCAATCGCATTTATAGGTTTAGGGCAGATGGGCGCGCCGATGGCGAGCAATCTGCTTAAGCAGGGCCACCAGCTGAAGGTATTTGATGTGAATCCTGAGGCGGTTCAGGCGCTGGTCGCAAAGGGGGCGCAAGCGGCGACGACGCCCGCGGATGCAGCAATCGACGCCGAGTTTGTTATCACCATGCTGCCCAACGGCGATTTGGTTCGTGCGGTTCTGTTTGGTGAAAACGGTGTTTGCCAGAGGTTATCTCGCGAAGCGCTGGTCATTGATATGTCGACCATTCACCCGCTGCAAACAGACAAGCTCATTGCAGAGATGGCGGAGCGCGGGTTCAGCATGATGGATGTGCCCGTCGGCCGCACCTCTGACCATGCCATTGCCGGAACCTTGCTGCTGCTGGCAGGCGGCACGCCTTCGCAGGTCGAGCGCGCGACGCCGGTGCTGATGGCGATGGGGAGCGAACTCATCAACGCGGGCGGTCCCGGCATGGGGATCCGCGTCAAGCTCATCAACAACTACATGAGTATCGCCCTGAACGCCCTTTCCGCAGAAGCCGCGGTGCTGTGCGAAGCCCTGGGGCTCTCTTTCGACGTGGCGCTGAAAGTGATGAGCGGCACGCCCGCAGGCAAAGGCCATTTCACCACCTCCTGGCCGAACAAAGTGCTGAAAGGCGATCTTTCCCCGGCGTTCATGATCGACCTTGCCCATAAAGATCTGGGGATTGCGCTGGACGTTGCTAACCAGCTGCACGTCCCGATGCCGCTCGGGGCAGCTTCCCGTGAAGTTTACAACCAGGCGCGCGCCGCCGGACGCGGCCGCGAAGACTGGACCGCGATTCTCGAGCAAGTTCGGGCGTCTGCCGGGCTGAACCACACACGTTAATGAAAAGGACTGAAGAATGACCCCTTATACCCTGAAAGATATCACCCGACCTTCCGGCGGTTTCGCCATGCTGGCCGTCGATCAGCGTGAAGCGATGCGCCTGATGTTTGCCGCTGCGGGCGAAAAACTGCCGGTCACTGACCAGCATTTAACGGATTTCAAAGTCAACGCGGCAAAAATCCTCTCGCCTTACGCCTCGGCCATCCTGGTCGATCAGCAGTTTTGCTATCGCCAGATCGTCGAGCAACACGCCGTCGCCAAAAGCTGCGCGATGATTGTCGCTGCCGATGAGTTTATTCCGGGGAACGGACTTCCGGTCGACAGCGTCGTTATTGATAAAAGCATCGATGCCCAGGCGGTACGACGCGACGGCGGCAAAGCGCTGAAACTGCTGGTGTTGTGGCGCAGCGATGAAGATCCGCAGCAGCGCCTTGAGATGGTAAAAGCCTTTAATCAGCTGTGTCACAGCCAGGGGCTGCTCAGCATCATTGAACCAGTGGTGCGCCCACCGCGCCGCAGCGCGGCCTTCAACCGTGAGCAGGCCATCATCGATGCGGCGAAAGAGCTGGGTGATAGCGGGGCCGATCTCTACAAAGTCGAAATGCCGCTGTTCGGCAAAGGCACTCAGCAAGAGCTGCTGGCCGCCTCGCAAAAGCTGAATGAGCAGATCGCCATGCCGTGGGTGATCCTCTCTTCCGGCGTTGATGACAAACTCTTCCCGCGCGCCGTCCGCGTGGCGATGCAGGCGGGCGCCTCCGGCTTCCTGGCTGGTCGCGCCGTGTGGTCGTCCGTGGTGGGTCTGCCGGACACGGAGCTGATGCTGCGCGATGTCTCTGTGCCGAAACTGCAGCGTTTGGGTGAGATTGTTGACGAAATGATGGCAAATCGCTGAAAGAGGGATTGAACAATGAAATGGTTTAACACACTGAGCCACAACCGCTGGCTGGAACAAGAGACCGATCGCATTTTTGATTTTGGCAAAAACGCCGCCGTCCCGACCGGTTTTGGCTGGCTGGGTAATACCGGGCAGGTGAAAACGGATATGGGGACGCATCTGTGGATCACCGCCCGCATGCTGCACGTCTACGCCGTAGCCGCCGCGATGGGCCGCCCTGGCGCGTATGCCCTGGTGGAGCACGGGATTAACGCCCTGAACGGTGCGCTGCGCGATAAAGAGTACGGCGGCTGGTACGCCTGCGTGAACGACGAAGGCGTTATCGATGCGTCCAAGCAGGGCTATCAACACTTCTTCGTGTTACTCGGTGCGGCCAGCGCCGTGACGACGGGCCATCCGCAAGCGCGCCAGCTGCTGGATGATGCCATCGAGGTGATCGAGAAATATTTCTGGAGCGAACAGGAGCAGATGTGCCTGGAATCCTGGGATGAAACCTTCAGCAAAACCGAGGATTACCGCGGCGGCAACGCCAATATGCACGCCGTTGAAGCCTTCCTGATCGTCTACGACGTCACCCACGACCGCAAATGGCTGGACCGCGCCCTGCGCGTCGCCTCGGTGATTATTCACGATGTCGCCCGCAAAGGGGAGTATCGCGTTAACGAACATTTCGACACCGACTGGAACCCAATTCGCGATTACAACAAAGACAATCCGGCGCACCGTTTCCGCGCTTACGGCGGCACGCCGGGCCACTGGATCGAGTGGGGCCGCCTGATGCTGCATCTGCGTGCGGCGCTGGAAGCACGCTTTGAAACCCCGCCGGAATGGCTACTGGAAGATGCGAAAGGCCTGTTCCACGCCACCATTCGTGACGCCTGGGCACCGGACGGCGCGGACGGGATCGTCTACACCGTCGACTGGGACGGCAAACCCATCGTCCGCGAACGCGTGCGCTGGCCGATCGTCGAAGCCATGGGGACAGCCTACGCGCTCTATACCGTCACCGGCGATCCGCAGTATGAAGCCTGGTATCAGACCTGGTGGGAGTACTGCATCAAGTACCTGATGGACTACGAAAATGGCTCGTGGTGGCAGGAGCTGGATACCAACAACGAAGTGACCACCAAAGTCTGGGACGGCAAGCAGGATATTTACCATCTGCTGCACTGCCTGGTGATCCCGCGTCTGCCGCTCGCTCCGGGTCTTGCACCTGCCGTCGCGGCCGGGCTGCTGGACTGCAACGCGAAGTAATTCCAGGAGAAGGGCATGCATAAAAGTGGCAAAACCCTCGTCCTGAATGCGGGCGATTACCGGGCTGAAATCGTCACCGTGGGCGCTGGGCTGGCTTCCCTGACGCATCGTGGGCGTCACCTTGTGATCCCGCACGCGCCGGAAGAGATGCCGTTAGCCCATCTGGGAAAAGTCCTGATTCCCTGGCCCAACCGCATCACGGATGGCCGCTATACGTTCGACGGTGAAACGCTGACGCCCGCCATCAACGATCGCGCCTCGAATACGGCGATCCATGGGCTGCTGGCATGGCAGAACTGGCAGATTGCCGGGCAGACGCCCTCAAGCGTTACGCTGACGGCCTTTTTGCCGCCGACCTACGGCTACCCTTTTATGCTTGCCGCTGAGATCACTTACCAGCTGGTTGAGTCTGCGGGCCTGAGCGCCCGTATTCTCAGCAAAAATCTCGGGGATCGTGCTGCGCCTTATGGCGCAGGCGTTCACCCCTATCTGACCTGCAATCAGCAGCCTATCGACCGCTGCGAGTTGCAGCTGCCCGCCTGCGATATTTTTGACGTTCCGACATCAACGCGCGGCGCGGTCAGGGAACTGGATTTCCAGGCACCGCGCACCATCGGCTCGACGCAGATCGACCACACCTTTCACCCGTTGGACGTCGGGTCTCGCTGGGAAGTCAGGTTAACGGACCCGCAAAGCGCGATGGCCGTTTGGCTGCGCTCGAACCAGCCGTGGATCCAGATTTACTCCGGCGAAAAGCTGGAACGAAGAGGCCTTGCGGTGGAACCGATGAGCTGTCCGCCGGATGCCTTTAACTCAGGCGTTGACCTGGTGGTCCTCGGACCGGGCGACGCCCATCAGATGAGCTTTGAAATTGGCTGCGAATAACTAAAACAAAGAACCCTTACCCTACAACGGAGGTCAAAATGGCTTCGCAATACCCTGATGTGAAAGTGATAACCCGTGACGATGGTTTTAGCCTGTCGTTTCAGGACCGCCTGATCCTGTGCCACACGCCGCAATCGCCTTGCCTGTGGATGGGTTCGGGCGCGGCAGATATTGAGATGTTTCGCGGCAACTTCAGCATCAAAGACAAACTCAACGAGAAGATTGCCCTGACGGATGCGACGGTCACAGCGCAAGGCGCAGGCTGGACGATTCGTTTTACCCGCGGGGATGCGGTGAGCGCCACCTTGCTGGTCGGCACGGATAAACAGGGCCGCCTTGAGCTGAAACTCAAAAACGAGCTTCCCAGCCATAACCGCATCTGGCTGAGACTGGCGGCGCAGCCAGCGGACCATATCTATGGCTGCGGCGAGCAGTTTTCATATTTCGATCTGCGCGGCAAACCTTTCCCGCTGTGGACCAGCGAACAGGGCGTGGGGCGTAACAAACAGACCCTCGTCACCTGGCTTGCCGACTGCAAAGAGAATGCGGGCGGGGATTATTACTGGACCTTCTTCCCCCAGCCGACCTTCGTCAGCACGCAAAAGTATTACTGCCACGTCGATAACAGCTGCTACATGAATTTTGACTTCAGCGATCCTGATTTCCACGAGCTGGCGTTCTGGGAGGATAACGCCACGCTGCGCTTCGACTGTGCTGAAACCTATGTCGATCTGCTGGAAAAACTGAGCGGATTACTGGGCCGACAGCCGGAGCTGCCGGACTGGGTTTACGACGGCGTGACGCTGGGCGTTCAGGGCGGGACCGAGGTGTGCCAGCAAAAGCTCGATACGATGCGTAACGGCGGCGTGAAGGTGAACGGCATCTGGGCGCAGGACTGGTCCGGCATCCGCATGACCTCGTTCGGCAAGCGCGTGATGTGGAACTGGAAATGGAACCGCGAGCTTTATCCGCAGCTTGATGAGCGCATCCCGCAGTGGAAACGCGAAGGCGTGCAGTTCCTCTCCTACATCAACCCGTACGTTGCCAGCGATAAAGATCTCTGCGAAGAGGCAGCGACACGCGGCTATCTGACCAAAGATGCCGACGGCAAAGACTATCACGTCGAGTTCGGCGAGTTTTACGCGGGCGTGATCGACCTGACCAACCCGGAAGCCTACGACTGGTACAAAGAGGTCATCAAACGTAACCTGATCGAACTCGGCTGCGGCGGCTGGATGGCGGACTTTGGCGAGTATCTGCCTACCGACACCTTCCTGCACAACGGCGTGAGCGCCGAGATCATGCATAACGCCTGGCCTGCCCTGTGGGCGAAGTGTAATTACGAGGCGCTGGAAGAGACCGGCAAGCTCGGCGAGATCCTGTTCTTTATGCGCGCGGGTTACACCGGGAGCCAGAAGCATTCGGTGATGATGTGGGCGGGCGATCAGAACGTGGACTGGAGTCTGGACGACGGCCTGGCGTCAGTGGTTCCGGCGGCGCTGTCGCTGGCGATGACCGGGCACGGTCTGCATCACAGCGATATCGGCGGTTACACCACTTTATTCGAGATGAAACGCAGCAAAGAGCTCCTGCTGCGCTGGTGCGATTTCAGCGCCTTCACGCCGATGATGCGCACCCATGAGGGGAACCGCCCTGGCGATAACTGGCAGTTCGACAGCGACGCAGAAACTATCGATCACTTCGCCCGAATGACATCCATCTTCACCACCCTGAAGCCCTACATCAAAGACGCCGTGGCGCAGAACGCGAAACGCGGCCTGCCGGTGATGCGCCCGCTGTTCCTGCATTACGAGGATGACGCGCAAACCTATTCCCTGAAATATCAGTATCTGTTTGGCCGCGATCTGCTGGTCGCGCCCGTGCATGAAGAAGCTCGCCGCGACTGGACGCTTTATCTTCCGCAGGACAGCTGGATCCACGCCTGGACGGGAGAAGAGTACACCGGCGGAGAAGTGACGGTGCAGGCGCCATTGGGCCAGCCGCCGGTCTTTTATCGGGCTAACAGTGAATGGCGCAAGCTGTTCGACCAGCTTATCGCTCTGTAATTCAAGGAAAGAACATGGACTTCTTTACTCTGTTTACTCCAGACGGTGTGCCTCTGGATTACGGCGTGATGGCTATCGTGATTGCCATTATGTTTATGTACACCTTCGTTGGGATCTGCGCCGGTTTCGGCGGCGCACTCACCACCATGCCGCTGATTACCCTGCTCCTGCCGCTGAAAATGGCGGCACCGATGTCGGTAATTGTCGGCACGGCGACGGCGCTGTACGCCACCTGGCTCTCGCGCAAAGAGACGCAGTGGAAATCAGCGCTGGTGCTGATTCTGTTCTCCTTTGCCGGGATCCCGGTCGGCATTTACGCGCTCTCTTATCTGCCCGATCACATCATGAAAATCGGTCTCGGCGGTTTCCTGATCCTCTACTCCTTCTACAGCCTGTTTATTTCGCGTCTGCCGGTGTATGACAAAAACTGGATCGCCATGCCGATTGGCGTGATTGCCGGTGCGCTGGGTTCAGCCTTCTCCACCAACGGGCCGCCGGTGGTGATTTACGGCATGCTGCGCAATCTGGCTCCGGCGGCGTTTCGCGGCACCCTGAATGCGTTCTTTACCGCCAACAACATCGCCATTATTGGCGGGCTGACCACCAGCGGTATTTTGACAGTGTCGACCATCAAGCTGGTGCTGTTCTGCGTGCCGACCATGATCCTGGGGTCGCTGGTGGGCCAGTACGTGCACAAGCGGATCTCCGTTAACGTCTTCCGGGTGATGGTCTTTTTACTGCTGATTGCCTCGGGCGCGATGCTGATCAAAGGCGCCACGGGCATCTCCACGCTGAGTGCGTTACTGCCGGTGTTTGGTTTGCTGCTGGTACTGCAGATCCTGTTTGGCAAAAAAGTGGCCGCCATTCGCGCCGCCAGTCAGAGTTAGCGGAGAAGAGACGATGAGTCAGTCAATGACCGAAAACGGTAATCCGGCCAGTCTGCGTTTGCCGTTTAAAGAGAAACTGGCCTATGGAATGGGCGATCTGGGTTCCAATATTCTGCTGGATATTGGCACACTCTATTTGCTGAAGTTTTACACCGACGTGCTGGGGCTGCCGGGCACCTACGGCGGCATTATCTTTTTGATTGCCAAGTTCTTTACCGCGTTTACCGACATGGGCACCGGGATTATGCTCGACTCGCGACGCAAGATTGGGCCAAAGGGGAAATTTCGCCCGTTTGTGCTGTACGCGGCGTTTCCGGTCACGCTGTTAGCTATCGCCAACTTTGTCGGCACCCCTTTTGATATCACCGGCAAAACGGTCATGGCAACCCTGCTGTTCATGCTCTACGGGTTGGTTTTCAGCATGATGAACTGCTCCTACGGGGCGATGGTGCCTGCTATCACCAAGAACCCCGATGAGCGTGCCGCCCTCGCCGCCTGGCGTCAGGGTGGAGCAACGCTCGGTTTGCTGCTCTGCACGGTCGGTTTTGTACCGGTCATGAACCTGATTGAAGGCAGCTCGCAGGCTGGATACATCTTTGCCGCCACGCTGTTTTCCCTCTGCGGATTGCTCTGCATGTGGTGCTGCTATCGGGGCGTGAAGGAGCGCTACGTCGAGGTGCAGCCTGCCCATATGGCGCAGAAACCGGGCCTGCTCCAGTCGTTCCGGGCTATCGCCGGGAACCGGCCACTGTTTATCCTCTGCATCGCCAACCTGTGCACCTTAGGCGCATTCAACGTCAAACTCGCGATTCAGGTTTACTACACGCAATACGTGCTCAACGACCCGATTTTGCTGTCGTACATGGGTTTCTTCAGTATGGGCTGCATTTTTGTCGGCGTATTTATGATGCCCGGCGCGGTGCGGCGCTTTGGCAAGAAAAAAGTCTATATCGGCGGGCTGCTGATCTGGGTGGCGGGCGATCTCCTGAACTACTTCTTCGGCGGTGGGCCGGTCAGCTTTGTCGCATTCTCCTGTCTCGCTTTCTTCGGGTCGGCATTCGTGAATAGCCTGAACTGGGCGCTGGTGTCGGACACGGTGGAGTACGGCGAATGGCGAACCGGCGTGCGATCGGAAGGGACGGTTTACACCGGATTTACCTTCTTTCGCAAGGTGTCGCAGGCGCTGGCCGGTTTCTTCCCGGGCCTGATGCTGACGCAAATCGGCTATGTGCCCAACGTGGTTCAGTCCGCCGGTACCGTGGAAGGCTTACGCCAGCTGATATTCATCTATCCGTGCATTCTGGCCGTCGTCACCATTGTGGCCATGGGCTGCTTCTATAACCTCAACGAGAAGCTGTATGTGCGCATCGTTGAAGAGATAGAGCTACGTAAGGCGCTATGAGGATCGCGTATGACTAAGACCCCTGATCCGTTAACCCTGAAACTGAGCCTGCGCGAGAAGTTTGCCTATGGAATGGGTGATTTTGGCTCGAACCTGATTCTGTCGATTGGCACGCTGTACCTGCTGAAGTTTTATACGGATGAGCTGGGCATGCCGGCGTTTTACGGTGGGATTATTTTTCTGGTGGCGAAGTTCTTCACCGCCTTCACCGACATGCTAACCGGTGTGCTGCTGGATTCACGGCGCCATATCGGCGCACGGGGGAAATTCCGGCCCTTTATTCTGTACGCCTCCGTTCCGGTCGCGCTGGTCGCGACGGCACAGTTCATCGCCAATGATTTCAGTCTGACGGTCAAAACGGCCATCGCCACCGTGTTATTTATGCTCTTCGGCCTGTTCTACAGCCTGATGAACTGCTCGTACGGGGCGATGGTTCCGGCGATCACCAAAAACCCGAACGAGCGCGCGCATCTTGCGGCCTGGCGTCAGGGCGGAGCCACGGTGGGGCTGCTGCTGTGTACGGTGGGCTTTATGCCCATACAGGCGCTGTTTGCCAGCCAGACGTCGCTGGGGTATCTGGTGGCCGCGTTGCTCTTCGTGACTACCGGGCTGTTCTGCATGTGGTATTGCTACAGCGGCGTGCAAGAGCGTTACGTCGACATCACGCCCGAGCACCATAAGCCTGGGATCATGAAATCGTTTTATGCGATTTTCCGCAATCCCCCGCTGCTGGTGCTGTGCATCGCCAATCTCTGCACACTGGCGGCTTTTAACATCAAACTCGCAATCCAGGTCTATTACACCCAGTACGTGCTTAACGATATTCATCTCTTGTCGTGGATGGGTTTTTTCAGCATGGGCTGCATTCTGGTGGGCGTACTTATGGTGCCGGGCGCAGTGAAACGCTTTGGCAAAAAGCAGGTGTATTTGGGTGGGCTGACCCTGTGGGCAGTGGGCGATGTGCTGAACTTTGTCTGGGGAAGCAGCTCGCTAACGTTCGTACTGTTTTCCTGTATGGCGTTTTTCGGCACGGCTTTCGTGAACAGCCTGAACTGGGCGCTGGTGCCGGATACCGTTGAGTATGGGGAGTGGAAGACGGGGATCCGCGCCGAAGGCTCGGTCTATACCGGCTATACCTTTTCGCGCAAGATTTCGGCGGCGCTCGCCGGATTCTTACCAGGGATTATGCTCACGCAAATCGGTTATATCCCGCACGCGGTACAAAGTGCAGGCACCCTGCTTGGCCTGCGTCAGCTGATTTTTCTTTGGCCGTGCGGGCTGGCGATTATCGCCGCCATCACCATGGGACTGTTTTATAAGCTCAACGAGCAACGCTTCGCGTTTATTATTGAGGAGATAGGAAAACGGAAACAACCGCCGGAACCGCAACCCGATGCCCCGGCAAACAATAAACCGTCTACTGTGACCTTATACTGACATAAAAAAAGCCGCTGAATATCAGCGGCTTTTCGCATTACGCACCTCAGAGAGGTATCGTATTAGTCTTTGCTGCCACGGCCCGCACGTTTACGGTCGTTCTCAGTCAGGTGACGTTTACGGATACGTACGGAGGTAGGGGTAACTTCTACCAGTTCGTCGTCATCGATAAATTCCAGAGCCTGCTCAAGAGACATTTTCTGTGCTGGAACCAGCGTGGTGGCTTCGTCAGTACCGGAAGCACGCATGTTGGTCAGTTTCTTACCGGTCAGGCAGTTTACAGTCAGGTCGTTAGAACGACTGTGAATACCGATGATCTGGCCTTCGTAAACTTCTGCACCGTGACCCAGGAACAGCTTACCGCGGTCCTGCAGGCTGAACAGTGCGAACGCAACTGCTTTACCCTGACCGTTAGAGATCAGCACGCCGTTCTGGCGCTGGCCGATTTCACCCGGTTTAACGTCATCGTAGTGGCTGAAGGTGGAGTACAGCAGACCAGTACCGGAGGTCATGGTCATGAACTCGGTACGGAAGCCGATCAGGCCACGTGCCGGGATCAGGTAATCCAGACGAATACGGCCTTTGCCGTCAGGGATCATGTCTTTGACATCGCCCTTACGCTCGCCCATTGCCTGCATCACAGAACCCTGGTGCTGTTCTTCGATATCCAGCGTCACGTTCTCGAACGGCTCTTGCATACGGCCATCGATCATACGGTTGATAACTTTCGGACGGGACACAGCCAGTTCGAAGCCTTCACGACGCATGTTTTCGATAAGAACAGACAGGTGCAGCTCGCCACGACCGGATACACGGAACGCGTCCGCATCTTCGGTTTCTTCAACACGCAGTGCCACGTTGTGCACCAGCTCTTTGTTCAGGCGGTCAAGGATCTGACGAGAGGTAACGTATTTACCTTCTTTGCCACAGAACGGAGAGGTGTTGACGTTGAAGAACATGGTAACGGTTGGTTCATCAACAGACAGGGCTGGCAGCGCTTCGACGTTTTGCGGATCGCAAAGAGTGTCGGAGATGTTCAGCTCGCCCAGACCGGTGATCGCGATGATGTCGCCCGCTTCGGCTTCGGTGGATTCAATACGCTCCAGACCGAGGTGAGTCAGTACTTTACCGACTTTACCGTTACGAGTTTTACCTTCGCTGTCGATGACAGTGACTTGCTGGTTAGGCTTCACTTTACCGCGCTTGATACGACCGATGCCGATAACGCCAACGTAGTTGTTGTAGTCCAGCTGGGAGATCTGCATCTGGAACGGACCATCGAGGTCAACGCTTGGTGCTTTAACGTGGTCAACAATCGCCTGGTACAGCGGAGTCATGTCTTCCGCCATCTCATTGTGATCGTTACCCGCGATACCCATCAGTGCTGATGCATAGATGATTGGGAAGTCGAGCTGCTCGTCGCTCGCGTCCAGGTTCACGAACAGGTCGAAGACCTGATCCACAACCCAGTCAGGACGCGCGCCAGGACGGTCAACTTTGTTGATAACCACGATTGGCTTCAAACCATGGGCAAATGCCTTTTTGGTTACGAAGCGCGTCTGCGGCATTGGGCCATCCATTGCGTCAACGACCAGCAGAACGGAGTCTACCATGGACATTACACGTTCAACTTCACCACCGAAGTCGGCGTGCCCAGGGGTATCAACGATGTTGATACGGTAGTCATTCCATTTGATAGCGGTGTTTTTAGCGAGGATGGTAATCCCACGCTCTTTCTCCAAATCGTTGGAGTCCATCACGCGTTCGGTGGCTTCAGCACGTTCATTACTGAAGGTACCGGATTGCTGCAGCAGCTTGTCAACCAGGGTAGTTTTACCATGGTCAACGTGCGCGATGATGGCGATATTACGCAGATTTTCGATCACAACTTTGCCTCAGGCATTTAGAAATAGCGCGTTATTGTACACGGATTAATCGCAGGACTAAACAGGATCACAAACATCCTCCGCAAACAAGTATCGC
It includes:
- a CDS encoding MFS transporter, with protein sequence MTENGNPASLRLPFKEKLAYGMGDLGSNILLDIGTLYLLKFYTDVLGLPGTYGGIIFLIAKFFTAFTDMGTGIMLDSRRKIGPKGKFRPFVLYAAFPVTLLAIANFVGTPFDITGKTVMATLLFMLYGLVFSMMNCSYGAMVPAITKNPDERAALAAWRQGGATLGLLLCTVGFVPVMNLIEGSSQAGYIFAATLFSLCGLLCMWCCYRGVKERYVEVQPAHMAQKPGLLQSFRAIAGNRPLFILCIANLCTLGAFNVKLAIQVYYTQYVLNDPILLSYMGFFSMGCIFVGVFMMPGAVRRFGKKKVYIGGLLIWVAGDLLNYFFGGGPVSFVAFSCLAFFGSAFVNSLNWALVSDTVEYGEWRTGVRSEGTVYTGFTFFRKVSQALAGFFPGLMLTQIGYVPNVVQSAGTVEGLRQLIFIYPCILAVVTIVAMGCFYNLNEKLYVRIVEEIELRKAL
- a CDS encoding alpha-glucosidase; this encodes MASQYPDVKVITRDDGFSLSFQDRLILCHTPQSPCLWMGSGAADIEMFRGNFSIKDKLNEKIALTDATVTAQGAGWTIRFTRGDAVSATLLVGTDKQGRLELKLKNELPSHNRIWLRLAAQPADHIYGCGEQFSYFDLRGKPFPLWTSEQGVGRNKQTLVTWLADCKENAGGDYYWTFFPQPTFVSTQKYYCHVDNSCYMNFDFSDPDFHELAFWEDNATLRFDCAETYVDLLEKLSGLLGRQPELPDWVYDGVTLGVQGGTEVCQQKLDTMRNGGVKVNGIWAQDWSGIRMTSFGKRVMWNWKWNRELYPQLDERIPQWKREGVQFLSYINPYVASDKDLCEEAATRGYLTKDADGKDYHVEFGEFYAGVIDLTNPEAYDWYKEVIKRNLIELGCGGWMADFGEYLPTDTFLHNGVSAEIMHNAWPALWAKCNYEALEETGKLGEILFFMRAGYTGSQKHSVMMWAGDQNVDWSLDDGLASVVPAALSLAMTGHGLHHSDIGGYTTLFEMKRSKELLLRWCDFSAFTPMMRTHEGNRPGDNWQFDSDAETIDHFARMTSIFTTLKPYIKDAVAQNAKRGLPVMRPLFLHYEDDAQTYSLKYQYLFGRDLLVAPVHEEARRDWTLYLPQDSWIHAWTGEEYTGGEVTVQAPLGQPPVFYRANSEWRKLFDQLIAL
- a CDS encoding MFS transporter, with translation MTKTPDPLTLKLSLREKFAYGMGDFGSNLILSIGTLYLLKFYTDELGMPAFYGGIIFLVAKFFTAFTDMLTGVLLDSRRHIGARGKFRPFILYASVPVALVATAQFIANDFSLTVKTAIATVLFMLFGLFYSLMNCSYGAMVPAITKNPNERAHLAAWRQGGATVGLLLCTVGFMPIQALFASQTSLGYLVAALLFVTTGLFCMWYCYSGVQERYVDITPEHHKPGIMKSFYAIFRNPPLLVLCIANLCTLAAFNIKLAIQVYYTQYVLNDIHLLSWMGFFSMGCILVGVLMVPGAVKRFGKKQVYLGGLTLWAVGDVLNFVWGSSSLTFVLFSCMAFFGTAFVNSLNWALVPDTVEYGEWKTGIRAEGSVYTGYTFSRKISAALAGFLPGIMLTQIGYIPHAVQSAGTLLGLRQLIFLWPCGLAIIAAITMGLFYKLNEQRFAFIIEEIGKRKQPPEPQPDAPANNKPSTVTLY
- the typA gene encoding ribosome-dependent GTPase TypA, with protein sequence MIENLRNIAIIAHVDHGKTTLVDKLLQQSGTFSNERAEATERVMDSNDLEKERGITILAKNTAIKWNDYRINIVDTPGHADFGGEVERVMSMVDSVLLVVDAMDGPMPQTRFVTKKAFAHGLKPIVVINKVDRPGARPDWVVDQVFDLFVNLDASDEQLDFPIIYASALMGIAGNDHNEMAEDMTPLYQAIVDHVKAPSVDLDGPFQMQISQLDYNNYVGVIGIGRIKRGKVKPNQQVTVIDSEGKTRNGKVGKVLTHLGLERIESTEAEAGDIIAITGLGELNISDTLCDPQNVEALPALSVDEPTVTMFFNVNTSPFCGKEGKYVTSRQILDRLNKELVHNVALRVEETEDADAFRVSGRGELHLSVLIENMRREGFELAVSRPKVINRMIDGRMQEPFENVTLDIEEQHQGSVMQAMGERKGDVKDMIPDGKGRIRLDYLIPARGLIGFRTEFMTMTSGTGLLYSTFSHYDDVKPGEIGQRQNGVLISNGQGKAVAFALFSLQDRGKLFLGHGAEVYEGQIIGIHSRSNDLTVNCLTGKKLTNMRASGTDEATTLVPAQKMSLEQALEFIDDDELVEVTPTSVRIRKRHLTENDRKRAGRGSKD
- a CDS encoding sulfite exporter TauE/SafE family protein; translation: MDFFTLFTPDGVPLDYGVMAIVIAIMFMYTFVGICAGFGGALTTMPLITLLLPLKMAAPMSVIVGTATALYATWLSRKETQWKSALVLILFSFAGIPVGIYALSYLPDHIMKIGLGGFLILYSFYSLFISRLPVYDKNWIAMPIGVIAGALGSAFSTNGPPVVIYGMLRNLAPAAFRGTLNAFFTANNIAIIGGLTTSGILTVSTIKLVLFCVPTMILGSLVGQYVHKRISVNVFRVMVFLLLIASGAMLIKGATGISTLSALLPVFGLLLVLQILFGKKVAAIRAASQS